A section of the Saccharopolyspora gregorii genome encodes:
- a CDS encoding MarR family winged helix-turn-helix transcriptional regulator yields MDEPRWLTDEEQQAWRQLAMLMTLLPPALDSQLQRDSGVTHFGYWVMAMLSERPDRSLRMSDLAARASASPSRVSHVVARLEKNGWVRRARSDRDGRSNLAELTDAGYRKVVEAAPGHVERVRDLVLDALTGPQVQQMGEICGAMLRRIDPDGHRGTRPLTD; encoded by the coding sequence GTGGACGAGCCGCGCTGGTTGACCGACGAAGAGCAGCAGGCATGGCGCCAGCTCGCGATGCTCATGACCCTGCTGCCGCCCGCGCTCGACTCCCAGCTGCAGCGCGACTCCGGTGTCACGCACTTCGGCTACTGGGTGATGGCGATGCTCTCCGAACGCCCCGACCGGTCGCTGCGGATGAGCGACCTCGCCGCCCGCGCCAGCGCCTCGCCGTCCCGCGTCTCGCACGTGGTGGCGCGGCTGGAGAAGAACGGCTGGGTGCGCCGCGCCCGCTCGGACCGGGACGGCCGCAGCAACCTCGCCGAGCTCACCGATGCCGGGTACCGCAAGGTCGTCGAAGCCGCGCCCGGGCACGTCGAACGGGTCCGCGACCTGGTGCTCGACGCGCTCACCGGCCCGCAGGTCCAGCAGATGGGGGAGATCTGCGGCGCGATGCTCCGCCGCATCGACCCGGACGGCCACAGGGGTACCCGCCCCCTCACCGACTGA
- a CDS encoding PHP domain-containing protein has protein sequence MDPGAALREIAFLLERADEPAFRVRAFRRAADVVARHDDLEQRTSDGRLTELPGIGRTTAGVIEQAVRGRTPDYLARLRADAPEPGEGRGLRARLRGDCHTHSDWSDGGSPVAEMARTARDLGHEWIALTDHSPRLTVARGLSAERLRAQLELVAELNVELAPFRIRTGIEVDVLDDGALDQDPGLLAELDVVVASVHSKLRMPRREMTRRMCAAVVHPRVDVLGHCTGRLRSKRPPSEFDPEEVFRACRDHGVAVEINSRPERLDPPMELLGRAFELGCEFAIDSDAHAPGQLDWQIHGCARAERCGIPAERIVNAG, from the coding sequence ATGGACCCCGGTGCCGCACTGCGGGAGATCGCGTTCCTGCTGGAGCGCGCGGACGAGCCCGCGTTCCGGGTGCGCGCGTTCCGCCGCGCCGCCGACGTCGTCGCCCGGCACGACGACCTGGAGCAGCGCACCTCGGACGGGCGGCTGACCGAGCTGCCCGGCATCGGCCGCACCACCGCGGGCGTGATCGAGCAGGCGGTGCGCGGCCGCACCCCGGACTACCTCGCGCGGCTGCGCGCGGACGCGCCCGAACCGGGGGAGGGACGCGGGTTGCGGGCCAGGCTGCGCGGGGACTGCCACACCCACTCCGACTGGTCCGACGGCGGCAGCCCGGTCGCCGAGATGGCCCGCACCGCGCGGGACCTCGGGCACGAGTGGATCGCGCTCACCGACCACTCGCCGCGGTTGACCGTCGCGCGCGGGCTGAGCGCCGAGCGGCTGCGCGCCCAGCTGGAGCTGGTGGCCGAGCTGAACGTCGAGCTCGCCCCGTTCCGGATCCGCACCGGCATCGAGGTGGACGTCCTCGACGACGGCGCGCTCGACCAGGACCCGGGGCTGCTCGCCGAGCTGGACGTGGTGGTGGCGAGCGTGCACTCCAAGCTGCGGATGCCGCGTCGGGAGATGACCCGCCGGATGTGCGCGGCGGTCGTGCACCCGCGGGTGGACGTGCTGGGGCACTGCACCGGCCGGTTGCGCTCGAAGCGGCCGCCGTCGGAGTTCGACCCGGAGGAGGTGTTCCGCGCCTGCCGCGACCACGGCGTCGCCGTCGAGATCAATTCGCGGCCGGAGCGGCTGGATCCGCCGATGGAGCTGCTCGGGCGGGCCTTCGAGCTGGGCTGCGAGTTCGCGATCGACTCCGACGCGCACGCTCCGGGCCAGCTGGACTGGCAGATCCACGGGTGCGCCCGCGCCGAGCGCTGCGGCATCCCGGCGGAACGGATCGTCAACGCGGGCTGA
- a CDS encoding MFS transporter: MTGRTEAATGAARPRGRAHNLRWGMALLCFVGLSVNYVDRSALSVALPSMNHDLGFDPSVQGLVLGTFFLAYAGFQLPAGALIDRIGAKRAFALGALVWGVATMLTGLVTGLLSLLVFRFLLGIGESTGYPGSAKVVSRWFPRRERAFANSIWDNGARAGTAVALPVVTAIIAWEGWRAAFLVVGVLALLWAGWWWLSYHEPEDHPRVTEEELAYIRAGGAREESTSDDGPKVRWRDLFRYRTVWAMMLGFFCLNYIIFFFITWFPSYLVQARGFDLLELGTVGAIPGVVAIGGSLLGGWASDSLVRRGWSLTRARKTCLIPGMLLSSVIALAVVVPNAATAVVLLSISYASLAFSAASVASLPADVAPQPGQVSSLAGIQNCASNIAGFVGPIVTGVLQTATGGSFVAPLVLSGVLGLVGAFSYGVLIRKVEPLPVRT; the protein is encoded by the coding sequence ATGACCGGGCGAACCGAGGCCGCGACCGGGGCGGCCCGCCCCCGCGGCCGCGCGCACAACCTGCGGTGGGGCATGGCGCTGCTGTGCTTCGTCGGCCTCTCGGTGAACTACGTGGACCGCTCCGCGCTGAGCGTGGCGCTGCCGTCGATGAACCACGACCTGGGCTTCGACCCGAGCGTGCAGGGGCTGGTGCTCGGCACGTTCTTCCTGGCGTACGCGGGTTTCCAGCTCCCCGCCGGCGCCCTCATCGACCGGATCGGGGCGAAGCGCGCGTTCGCGCTCGGCGCCCTGGTGTGGGGCGTGGCGACGATGCTCACCGGCCTGGTCACCGGGCTGCTGTCGTTGCTGGTGTTCCGCTTCCTGCTGGGCATCGGCGAGTCCACCGGCTACCCGGGTTCGGCGAAGGTCGTGTCCCGCTGGTTCCCGCGCCGCGAGCGCGCCTTCGCCAACAGCATCTGGGACAACGGCGCGCGGGCGGGCACCGCGGTGGCGCTGCCGGTGGTGACCGCGATCATCGCCTGGGAGGGCTGGCGGGCCGCGTTCCTCGTCGTCGGCGTCCTCGCCCTGCTGTGGGCGGGGTGGTGGTGGCTGTCCTACCACGAACCGGAGGACCACCCGCGGGTGACGGAGGAGGAGCTGGCCTACATCCGGGCGGGCGGCGCGCGCGAGGAGTCCACATCGGACGACGGGCCGAAGGTGCGCTGGCGCGACCTGTTCCGGTACCGCACGGTGTGGGCGATGATGCTGGGCTTCTTCTGCCTGAACTACATCATCTTCTTCTTCATCACCTGGTTCCCGAGCTACCTGGTGCAGGCGCGCGGTTTCGACCTGCTGGAGCTGGGCACGGTGGGTGCGATCCCCGGCGTGGTGGCGATCGGCGGCAGCCTGCTCGGCGGCTGGGCGTCGGATTCGCTGGTGCGGCGCGGCTGGAGCCTCACCCGGGCCCGCAAGACCTGCCTGATCCCGGGCATGCTGCTGAGTTCCGTGATCGCGCTGGCGGTGGTGGTGCCGAACGCGGCGACCGCGGTGGTGCTGCTGTCGATCTCCTACGCGAGCCTGGCGTTCAGCGCGGCGTCGGTGGCGTCGCTGCCCGCGGACGTGGCGCCGCAGCCCGGGCAGGTGTCCTCGCTGGCGGGCATCCAGAACTGCGCGTCGAACATCGCCGGGTTCGTCGGCCCGATCGTCACCGGCGTGCTGCAGACGGCGACCGGCGGATCGTTCGTGGCGCCGCTGGTGCTGTCCGGGGTGCTGGGCCTGGTGGGCGCGTTCTCCTACGGGGTGCTGATCCGCAAGGTGGAGCCGCTGCCGGTCCGCACGTGA
- a CDS encoding GPP34 family phosphoprotein — MPIHEGAVNGGRSRRLPRAVLTTSPDPPDEEGPDARAPDPRAERASRERATRTGRIPLRLADRYFLVAHTGTDRLAARVDPKLVALGCAGGLLAELLLEDEIGVLPTVRPAGKGMPPDFLSWSVLREIRSEPQHSVRTWIQYLSGTATEKVRARLTIIDVVREVPVTAGWRAGPAVAWRPVRLDQRDPAEAVVDTFAHEESAAIRSGMITVPDAQAEVALALLVTGTGVTGRLGLPRPVQRRAEQRAEQWLPRLPAGLRTVVAEVTAAREQWAMTPRR; from the coding sequence ATGCCGATCCACGAGGGCGCGGTGAACGGCGGCCGGTCGCGCCGGCTGCCGCGAGCCGTCCTGACCACGTCACCGGACCCGCCGGACGAGGAAGGTCCGGACGCCCGGGCGCCGGATCCGCGCGCGGAACGCGCGTCCCGGGAACGGGCCACCCGCACCGGCCGCATCCCGCTGCGGCTGGCCGACCGCTACTTCCTGGTGGCGCACACTGGCACCGACCGGCTCGCCGCGCGGGTGGACCCCAAGCTGGTCGCGCTCGGTTGCGCGGGCGGCCTGCTCGCCGAACTGCTGCTGGAAGACGAGATCGGCGTGCTGCCCACCGTCCGCCCGGCGGGCAAGGGCATGCCGCCGGACTTCCTGTCCTGGTCGGTGCTGCGCGAGATCCGCTCCGAGCCGCAGCACTCGGTGCGCACCTGGATCCAGTACCTGTCCGGCACGGCGACCGAGAAGGTCCGCGCCCGCCTCACCATCATCGACGTGGTCCGCGAGGTGCCGGTCACCGCCGGGTGGCGCGCCGGGCCCGCGGTCGCCTGGCGCCCGGTCCGGCTCGACCAGCGCGACCCGGCGGAGGCGGTGGTGGACACGTTCGCGCACGAGGAATCCGCCGCGATCCGCTCCGGGATGATCACCGTCCCGGACGCCCAGGCCGAGGTCGCGCTGGCCCTGCTGGTCACCGGCACCGGCGTCACCGGCCGGCTCGGCCTGCCCCGCCCCGTGCAGCGCCGCGCGGAGCAGCGGGCCGAGCAGTGGCTGCCCCGGCTGCCCGCGGGCCTGCGCACCGTCGTCGCGGAGGTGACCGCCGCCCGCGAGCAGTGGGCCATGACCCCGCGGAGATGA
- a CDS encoding ABC transporter ATP-binding protein yields MTSWETMRSFASDDSVTRQRLAPGLARRIARYARPYLRDIVPFLVLVAAAAVLGVVTPLLFKAIIDHGILPRNPGVVLWLALAVALVAVLEAGMSLLQRWYSAKLGEGLIYDLRSEVFDHVQRMPVAFFVRAQTGSLVSRLNTDVIGAQRALTSTLSSVVSNVLSLVLVLATMFTLSWQITLIALALLPLFLLPVRWVGRRLQRITREQMKTDAELSSLMTERFGVGGAMLAKLYGRADEEAGMFSSRAARVRDLGVVSAMYSRVFFVALTLLASLATAVVYGLGGGLVISGAFELGTLVALATLLSRLYGPLTALSNVHVDVMTALVSFDRVFEVLDLRPMVEEKPDAVVLDSRTEPAAVEFDGVSFRYPASAEVSLASLESVARPESAPAHEVLHDISFRAEPGQTIALVGHSGAGKTTITHLAGRLYDVDAGSVRVGGHDVRDVALRSLYSTVGVVTQDAHLFHDTIRANLAYARPGASDADLLAALRTAQLQDLVADLPDGLDTVVGDRGYRLSGGEKQRLAIARLLLKAPPVVVLDEATAHLDSESEAAVQRALSTALAGRTALVIAHRLSTIREADRILVISGGRIAEQGTHADLLARDGLYAELYRTQFADSAEAASTT; encoded by the coding sequence ATGACCAGCTGGGAGACGATGCGCTCCTTCGCCAGCGACGACTCGGTGACCAGGCAGCGCCTGGCACCCGGGCTCGCCAGGCGGATCGCGCGCTACGCCCGCCCGTACCTGCGCGACATCGTCCCGTTCCTGGTGCTGGTCGCCGCGGCCGCCGTGCTCGGCGTGGTGACCCCGCTACTGTTCAAGGCGATCATCGACCACGGCATCCTGCCGCGGAACCCGGGCGTGGTGCTGTGGCTGGCGCTGGCCGTCGCCCTGGTCGCGGTGCTGGAGGCCGGGATGTCGCTGCTGCAGCGCTGGTACTCCGCGAAGCTCGGCGAAGGCCTCATCTACGACCTGCGCTCCGAGGTGTTCGACCACGTGCAGCGGATGCCGGTCGCGTTCTTCGTGCGGGCGCAGACCGGATCGCTGGTCAGCAGGCTCAACACCGACGTGATCGGCGCCCAGCGCGCGCTGACCAGCACCCTGTCCTCGGTGGTGTCGAACGTGCTGAGCCTGGTGCTGGTGCTGGCGACGATGTTCACGCTGTCCTGGCAGATCACGCTGATCGCGCTGGCGCTGCTGCCGCTGTTCCTGCTGCCGGTGCGCTGGGTCGGCCGCCGGTTGCAGCGGATCACCCGCGAGCAGATGAAGACCGACGCCGAGCTGAGCTCGCTGATGACGGAGCGCTTCGGCGTCGGCGGCGCGATGCTGGCGAAGCTCTACGGCCGGGCCGACGAGGAGGCCGGGATGTTCTCCTCCCGGGCGGCGCGGGTCCGCGACCTGGGCGTGGTCTCGGCGATGTACAGCCGGGTGTTCTTCGTGGCGCTGACCCTGCTGGCCTCGCTGGCCACGGCCGTGGTGTACGGGCTCGGCGGCGGGCTGGTGATCTCCGGGGCGTTCGAGCTGGGCACGCTGGTGGCGCTGGCGACGCTGCTGAGCAGGCTCTACGGCCCGCTGACCGCGCTGTCCAACGTGCACGTGGACGTGATGACGGCGCTGGTCAGCTTCGACCGGGTCTTCGAGGTGCTGGACCTGCGGCCGATGGTCGAGGAGAAGCCGGACGCGGTGGTGCTCGACTCCCGGACCGAGCCGGCGGCCGTCGAGTTCGACGGGGTGTCGTTCCGCTACCCGGCCTCCGCGGAGGTGTCGCTGGCCTCGCTGGAGTCGGTGGCGCGCCCGGAGAGCGCCCCGGCGCACGAGGTGCTGCACGACATCAGCTTCCGCGCCGAGCCGGGCCAGACCATCGCCCTGGTGGGGCATTCCGGCGCGGGGAAGACGACGATCACGCACCTCGCGGGACGGCTCTATGACGTCGACGCGGGCAGCGTCCGGGTCGGCGGGCACGACGTGCGGGACGTGGCGCTGCGTTCGCTGTACTCGACGGTCGGCGTGGTCACCCAGGACGCGCACCTGTTCCACGACACGATCCGCGCGAACCTGGCCTACGCGCGGCCCGGGGCGTCCGACGCCGACCTGCTGGCCGCGCTGCGCACCGCGCAGCTGCAGGATCTGGTGGCCGACCTGCCGGACGGGCTGGACACGGTGGTCGGCGACCGCGGCTACCGGCTCTCCGGCGGGGAAAAGCAGCGGCTGGCGATCGCGCGGTTGCTGCTGAAGGCACCGCCGGTGGTGGTGCTGGACGAGGCCACCGCGCACCTGGATTCGGAGTCGGAGGCGGCGGTGCAGCGGGCGCTGTCCACGGCGCTGGCCGGGCGGACCGCGTTGGTGATCGCGCACCGGCTCTCCACGATCCGCGAGGCGGACCGGATCCTGGTGATCTCCGGTGGCCGCATCGCCGAGCAGGGCACCCATGCCGATCTGCTCGCCCGCGACGGCCTCTACGCGGAGCTGTACCGCACCCAGTTCGCCGATTCCGCGGAGGCCGCCTCGACCACCTGA
- a CDS encoding tartrate dehydrogenase: MSSYEIAVLPGDGIGTEVMPEALRVLDAVRAEHGTEFRYRHFDWSCETYRETGRMMPADGIDRLRDHDSILLGAVGYPGVPDHVSLWGLLLPIRREFDQYVNLRPVRLLPGVTPPVRDKAPGDIDFWVVRENTEGEYSRLGGRQGEGTPAEMVLQTAVFTRHGTDRILRYAFEFAERIGKPHVTSGTKSNGIYHSMPYWDERFRAIAAEHPQVAVDQDHIDILCARFVMSPERFDVVVASNLFGDILSDLGPGVTGTIGVAPSGNINPERRFPSTFEPVHGSAPDIAGRGVANPIGQIWSAAMMLDHLGEQDAAADVVRAIESVLGAGAVRTPDLGGTASTADLGKAIAAEIGAA, from the coding sequence ATGTCCAGCTACGAGATCGCGGTCCTGCCGGGTGACGGCATCGGTACCGAGGTGATGCCGGAGGCGCTGCGCGTGCTCGACGCGGTGCGCGCCGAGCACGGCACCGAGTTCCGCTACCGGCACTTCGACTGGAGTTGCGAGACCTACCGGGAGACGGGCCGGATGATGCCGGCGGACGGCATCGACCGGCTGCGCGACCACGATTCGATCCTGCTCGGCGCGGTCGGCTACCCGGGCGTGCCGGACCACGTGTCGCTGTGGGGCCTGCTGCTGCCGATCCGCCGGGAGTTCGACCAGTACGTGAACCTGCGGCCGGTGCGGCTGTTGCCGGGGGTGACGCCTCCGGTGCGGGACAAGGCGCCTGGCGACATCGACTTCTGGGTGGTGCGGGAGAACACCGAGGGCGAGTACTCGCGGCTCGGCGGGCGCCAGGGCGAGGGCACCCCGGCGGAGATGGTGCTGCAGACGGCGGTGTTCACCCGGCACGGCACCGACCGGATCCTGCGCTACGCCTTCGAGTTCGCCGAGCGGATCGGGAAACCGCACGTCACGTCGGGGACGAAGTCGAACGGGATCTACCACTCGATGCCGTACTGGGACGAGCGGTTCCGGGCGATCGCGGCGGAGCACCCGCAGGTGGCGGTGGACCAGGACCACATCGACATCCTGTGCGCCCGGTTCGTGATGTCGCCGGAGCGGTTCGACGTGGTGGTGGCGAGCAACCTGTTCGGCGACATCCTCTCCGACCTGGGGCCGGGGGTGACCGGCACGATCGGCGTGGCGCCGTCGGGGAACATCAACCCGGAGCGGCGGTTCCCGTCGACGTTCGAGCCGGTGCACGGTTCGGCGCCGGACATCGCGGGGCGCGGGGTGGCGAATCCGATCGGGCAGATCTGGTCGGCGGCGATGATGCTGGACCACCTCGGCGAGCAGGACGCTGCCGCGGACGTGGTGCGGGCGATCGAGTCGGTGCTGGGGGCGGGCGCGGTGCGCACTCCGGACCTGGGCGGGACGGCGAGCACCGCGGATCTCGGGAAGGCGATCGCCGCGGAGATCGGCGCGGCGTGA
- a CDS encoding LysR family transcriptional regulator: MEARQLEHFVTIVDEGGFNRAAERPHVAQPSLSQAARALERDVALFHRLGRRAGLAEAGRAMLEPARQVLRKAEFARAAGARALDLAPAAELRIPLVHRPVPLTPAAQRFADLALG, encoded by the coding sequence GTGGAGGCGCGGCAGCTGGAGCACTTCGTCACGATCGTCGACGAGGGCGGGTTCAACCGCGCCGCCGAGCGCCCGCACGTCGCGCAGCCCTCGCTGTCGCAGGCGGCGCGGGCGCTGGAGCGGGACGTGGCGCTGTTCCACCGCCTGGGCAGGAGGGCGGGGCTCGCCGAGGCGGGCCGGGCGATGCTCGAACCGGCGCGGCAGGTGTTGCGGAAGGCGGAGTTCGCGCGGGCCGCCGGTGCCCGCGCCCTCGACCTGGCACCGGCGGCGGAGCTGCGGATCCCGCTGGTCCACCGCCCGGTGCCGCTCACCCCAGCCGCGCAGCGCTTCGCAGACCTGGCGCTGGGCTGA
- a CDS encoding GNAT family N-acetyltransferase gives MRTDLDLPVRTLVSAFVHDAVSCWLVPDPARRRPLYEAWFELTVAHAERTGAVVTTGSAVQVWFRGDGREPPKTLDDEGERRLHELLGPFADRFATFGELTGERHPLVAHWYLSLIGVPPHRQRAGAGTAALAASLRECDRAGLPTYLEASSTASRALYQRLGFADLGTPIELPGGPLLHPMWRAVAGR, from the coding sequence ATGCGAACTGACCTCGACCTGCCCGTCCGGACGCTGGTCAGCGCGTTCGTCCACGACGCGGTCTCCTGCTGGCTGGTGCCCGATCCCGCGCGGCGCAGACCGCTGTACGAAGCGTGGTTCGAGCTGACCGTCGCGCACGCCGAACGCACGGGTGCCGTGGTCACCACGGGTTCGGCGGTGCAGGTGTGGTTCCGCGGCGACGGGCGGGAGCCGCCCAAGACGCTGGATGACGAGGGGGAACGGCGGCTCCACGAGCTGCTCGGGCCCTTCGCCGACCGGTTCGCGACCTTCGGCGAGCTCACCGGGGAGCGGCACCCGCTGGTCGCGCACTGGTACCTGTCGCTGATCGGCGTCCCGCCGCACCGGCAGCGCGCCGGAGCGGGCACGGCCGCGCTGGCCGCGAGCCTGCGCGAGTGCGACCGGGCCGGGCTGCCCACGTACCTGGAGGCGAGCAGCACCGCCAGCCGCGCGCTGTACCAGCGGCTGGGCTTCGCCGACCTGGGCACGCCGATCGAACTGCCCGGCGGTCCGCTGCTGCACCCGATGTGGCGAGCGGTGGCCGGTCGGTGA
- a CDS encoding IclR family transcriptional regulator codes for MSSGATEGSALRTLRVLEAVARTGGPHRLGEIAADTGIAKPSTHRILSGLSGAGYVVSDGDGAYGLGPRAYALSATIASAEDTGGDTVLRRFQSEVQQTVHVALRSGDHAIYVRKVDSPGPYRMASRIGGVLPLHCTAIGKAVLAHLPADERAPLLRDLTARTERTTTDPAVLEQELARVRADGCALDDEENEPTIRCLAAPMLDRAGRPVGGVSISTITFQTPKEALLAHADRLVETAALLAPLYT; via the coding sequence ATGAGCTCCGGCGCCACCGAAGGCAGCGCACTGCGCACGCTGCGCGTGCTCGAAGCAGTGGCCCGCACCGGCGGCCCGCACCGGCTCGGCGAGATCGCCGCCGACACCGGCATCGCCAAACCCAGCACGCACCGCATCCTCAGCGGGCTCAGCGGCGCCGGGTACGTCGTCAGCGACGGCGACGGCGCCTACGGCCTCGGCCCCCGCGCCTACGCGCTGTCCGCCACCATCGCCTCCGCCGAGGACACGGGCGGCGACACCGTGCTGCGCCGGTTCCAGTCCGAGGTCCAGCAGACGGTGCACGTGGCGCTGCGCAGCGGCGATCACGCCATCTACGTGCGCAAGGTGGACAGTCCCGGGCCGTACCGGATGGCGTCCCGGATCGGCGGCGTGCTGCCGCTGCACTGCACCGCCATCGGCAAGGCCGTCCTCGCCCACCTGCCCGCGGACGAACGGGCGCCGCTGCTGCGAGACCTCACCGCCCGCACCGAGCGCACCACCACCGATCCCGCCGTGCTGGAGCAGGAGCTGGCCCGGGTGCGGGCCGACGGCTGCGCGCTCGACGACGAGGAGAACGAGCCGACCATCCGCTGCCTCGCCGCCCCGATGCTGGACCGCGCGGGCCGGCCGGTCGGCGGGGTGAGCATCTCGACGATCACCTTCCAGACCCCGAAGGAGGCGCTGCTGGCGCACGCGGACCGGTTGGTCGAGACGGCCGCGCTGCTCGCGCCCCTCTACACCTGA
- a CDS encoding APC family permease — protein MPPSTLPRSAERSPRPGPVANSLAASRLGMWSIIFFTVAAAAPETVVGGGAVSGFAVSGVNGIPVGYLAVAVVLGLFAVGYVAMSRHVENAGAFYAYIAKGLGRTSGTAAGGVAVLAYAMVQVSLVGGCGVGAADFLHQAGGPALPWWVFSGVGTGLVAVLGVLRIDVNGRVLGVLLLAEIAMILLYDLAFVTDPAEPGVTLTTLNPLQLGTAAAGVILVIAFTGFIGFENSTVLAEEARDPRTVGRATYLSLALIGGIYGLSTWALTVATGPDRIVAAAGEHSTELMFVLAAERLPAALVTLGSALYVTSLFAGMLSFHHVCARYLFALGREGIGPRALGVTSPRTSAPTAGSVTQSVITALVIALFAVTGWDPIVHLFFWGASGGALGVLCLVTATSFAVVGYFLRVPGHGCGRWRTLLAPGIAAVVLTGILVLTLHSFGTVLGLPPGSAAAWALPGAYLAVALAGFCWGAVLRVRRPDAYARIGMGARSATIDRAEEPGDAN, from the coding sequence GTGCCACCGTCCACCCTGCCCAGATCGGCGGAGCGATCACCCCGCCCGGGACCGGTGGCGAACTCGCTCGCCGCCTCCCGCCTCGGCATGTGGTCGATCATCTTCTTCACCGTCGCCGCGGCGGCCCCGGAGACCGTCGTCGGCGGGGGAGCGGTCAGCGGGTTCGCCGTCTCGGGCGTGAACGGCATCCCCGTCGGTTATCTGGCGGTCGCGGTCGTCCTCGGCCTGTTCGCCGTCGGCTACGTGGCGATGTCCCGGCACGTGGAGAACGCGGGGGCGTTCTACGCCTACATCGCGAAGGGGCTCGGCCGGACCAGCGGCACCGCAGCGGGCGGGGTCGCCGTGCTCGCCTACGCGATGGTGCAGGTCAGCCTGGTCGGCGGTTGCGGGGTGGGGGCGGCCGACTTCCTGCACCAGGCCGGTGGGCCCGCGCTGCCGTGGTGGGTGTTCTCCGGGGTGGGCACCGGGCTCGTCGCGGTGCTCGGGGTGCTGCGCATCGACGTCAACGGGCGCGTGCTGGGCGTGCTGCTGCTCGCCGAGATCGCGATGATCCTGCTCTACGACCTGGCGTTCGTCACCGACCCCGCCGAGCCGGGGGTCACGCTGACCACCTTGAACCCGCTGCAGCTGGGCACCGCCGCGGCCGGGGTGATCCTGGTGATCGCCTTCACCGGGTTCATCGGCTTCGAGAACTCCACGGTGCTCGCGGAGGAGGCCCGCGACCCGCGGACCGTCGGGCGCGCCACCTACCTGTCGCTGGCGCTGATCGGCGGGATCTACGGGCTCTCCACCTGGGCGCTGACCGTGGCCACCGGACCGGACCGGATCGTGGCCGCCGCCGGGGAGCACTCCACCGAGCTGATGTTCGTGCTCGCCGCCGAGCGGCTGCCGGCCGCGCTGGTCACGCTCGGGTCCGCGCTGTACGTGACGAGCCTGTTCGCGGGCATGCTGTCGTTCCACCACGTGTGTGCCCGCTACCTGTTCGCCCTCGGCCGGGAGGGCATCGGGCCGCGCGCGCTCGGGGTCACCAGCCCGCGCACCTCGGCGCCCACCGCGGGATCGGTGACGCAGAGCGTCATCACCGCGCTGGTGATCGCGCTGTTCGCGGTGACCGGGTGGGACCCGATCGTCCACCTGTTCTTCTGGGGTGCGTCCGGTGGAGCGCTCGGCGTGCTGTGCCTGGTCACCGCCACCTCGTTCGCCGTCGTCGGCTACTTCCTGCGGGTGCCGGGGCACGGGTGCGGGCGGTGGCGGACGTTGCTGGCGCCGGGCATCGCGGCGGTGGTGCTCACCGGGATCCTGGTCCTGACCCTGCACTCCTTCGGCACGGTGCTGGGCCTGCCGCCGGGTTCCGCGGCGGCGTGGGCGCTGCCCGGCGCGTACCTGGCGGTCGCGCTGGCCGGGTTCTGCTGGGGCGCGGTGCTGCGGGTGCGCCGGCCGGATGCCTACGCGCGGATCGGCATGGGAGCGCGATCCGCCACGATCGATCGAGCCGAGGAGCCGGGCGATGCGAACTGA
- a CDS encoding dioxygenase family protein, with translation MTAAHPGPMPALYLSHGAPPLVDDELWTGQLAGWSAALPHPRAILVISAHWESAPLMLGATDTGVPLTYDFTGFAERYYRTEYRSPGAPELAARVAALMPDAEPVAHLPRRGLDHGAYVPLTVMYPDADVPVLQMSLPTLDPTRLLEIGRRLRPLRDDGVLIIGSGFTTHGLPFLTDPSPRAAAPTWSQEFDLWAGEALARGAVDELAAYADHAPGMPYAHPTAEHFAPLFVTLGAATDPEAPPEQLIDGYWMGLAKRSFQVA, from the coding sequence ATGACCGCAGCGCACCCCGGGCCGATGCCTGCCCTCTACCTCAGCCACGGAGCGCCACCGCTGGTCGACGACGAGCTGTGGACCGGCCAGCTGGCCGGGTGGAGCGCCGCCCTGCCGCACCCGCGCGCCATCCTGGTGATCTCCGCGCACTGGGAGTCCGCGCCGCTGATGCTCGGCGCCACCGACACCGGGGTGCCGCTGACCTACGACTTCACCGGCTTCGCCGAGCGCTACTACCGCACCGAGTACCGCAGCCCGGGCGCCCCGGAGCTCGCCGCGCGGGTCGCCGCCCTGATGCCGGACGCCGAACCGGTCGCGCACCTGCCACGACGCGGGCTCGACCACGGGGCGTACGTCCCGCTGACCGTGATGTACCCGGACGCCGACGTCCCGGTGCTGCAGATGTCGCTGCCCACCCTGGACCCGACCCGCCTGCTGGAGATCGGGCGCAGGCTCCGGCCATTGCGCGACGACGGCGTGCTGATCATCGGCTCCGGGTTCACCACGCACGGGCTGCCGTTCCTCACCGACCCGAGCCCGCGCGCCGCCGCGCCCACCTGGTCGCAGGAGTTCGACCTGTGGGCCGGGGAGGCGCTGGCCCGCGGCGCCGTGGACGAGCTGGCCGCCTACGCCGACCACGCCCCCGGGATGCCCTACGCGCACCCGACGGCCGAGCACTTCGCGCCGCTGTTCGTCACCCTCGGCGCCGCGACCGACCCGGAGGCGCCGCCGGAGCAGCTCATCGACGGCTACTGGATGGGCCTGGCCAAGCGTTCGTTCCAGGTGGCCTGA